The DNA sequence ACTCTCctcttcattaaaaaataataagataaaatctATGGTTATAGAAGAGTATCAAGAAGTAGCCAGTGTTGagtaacttttttttcctttttttttttttcttttttttttgggtaatggtttttctttctttctttttatttcgtACAAATATCCCCTATAAATTCAAAAGTAATAAATtagatatattgttttttttttggctttttgatAAACAATTATCTATttgttaagaaaagaaaaaaaaaagttactcaTTGTATgtaaattcttatttttcttttgatattgaGGGTAATTCTCAAAACATATTGTGGGTGGGGGTGGGGATATCGAACTTTGTGGACCTTTGccagatttaattttattattattattattttttgataaaaaattaatttattattatttagcaaAAAATTTACAACTTTTGCCGTGTTCTATTTCCCTCACTAATTGTTAATTACCATGAAGATAGAATAGACGGGTCAAAAATCGGGTTGGGCCGAAACAAATGGGCTCACATTTTCCTTTCATTATTGGGTCTACTTCAAAGTCGGTTTCTAAACGTTGAGTCAGACCATTAAGGGCGACTTAATATCCAGTTGTGTATACATTCGAAATTTCGAACATAACCCAACCAAATTATTCTGATTGTCACGGAACATGGGTGGTCATGGCCGAAGCAGTCGGAATGAGAAGTCGTCGTCCAGGAATCGACGAAGAAGTAGAAGATCCGATGACTCGTACGGTGAGTCCGACGAGTCAGACAGCCGAGAGCTATCACCGGTGAGAAGCTCCGGCAAGCGAGATAAAAAAAGTGATAGCAAGAGAAGCCGCCGGGGCCAGAGCTCGTCGCGTGGGAGGGACTCTGACGGCTCGTATAATAGCGACGATAGTGATGACCGGGGCCGCAAAAGGAAGAGGTCTTCAAGGATCGTTACGGACGAAGAAATTTCCGAGTACTTGGCTAAGAAGGCGCAGAGAAAGGTTTGTATTTGATTGTggttgtgggtttttttttttttggctagggtttattttattaattactttggtaacaataaattgttgtcttattttcttttcattttatgttataGGCAATGAAAGTAGCCAAGAAGTTGAAATCACAAACGGTTTCAGGTTATTCAAACGACTCGAATCCCTTTGGTGATTCCAATCTCAATGAGAAGTAAGtgtctttgttaatttttttgtgtttgcaATTTGCTTGGTTTTGTTACTTTCGGAAAGTCTATGAATTTTTTGTACAATATATGGATTATAACGTATGGACCATGGTGTGAAATAATTTTAGCTGTGTACCACAAATCATTATTAGCTATTGTTAGTGTATTTATGTACACCAACTAATAATGGCATGTGATGGCTTTACGTATTCACAAATTAGTGGAAGACTAATgtatgttaatttgttatttaccAACATTGATTACATATCGTGTGATTTGCAGATTTGTTTGGCGGAAGAAGATTGAGCGTGATGTAATCCAAGGAGCGCCACTTGACGGGTTTTCTGTTAAAGCtgagaaagaaaaacagaaagcaAGAATGGTACGTATAATTCTGGTCCAATATTGTTTCTTTGCTTGTTATGTACTATGACTGGTTACTTTGAACTAGTATTTTGTACAAAGTAGAGAACTAGCTGTGTATCGTTTTCCATATGTGGGGGCTGGAAAATGGTTCAGTTGTTGAAGGTAATTGAAAAGTTCAATTAAAATTATGATTCATGTTTTGTTTGTAATTGTGTAATGCCTGTTGTAGACTTATGTGCTTAAGGCTTGACAAGAAGGTGGATTtggaatatttttgttttagaaagcATATCATCAAGGTTATGGTGTACCACTTTAATAATTAGTTAGTTAGTAGGTTGCTTGAAGGGTCAAATTGATTGGCATCGCAAGACTCAGAATGCAGGATCCTCAGGCCTAggtttttattcaaatattattacCTAGGTTTTTATGTAAATCTGTTATTTTAGATAACATTGTGATATTTACTATTCTTACCTTTACCAATGGTCTGAATCAAAGTTCTTTGTATGTTTCTTTAGCTATTAGTATATTCCATTCTCCATATTAACTGCATTGGTGAtaacatttatatttaaattcatgaTGCAGGCAGAGattgaaaaagtgaaaaagagaaGGGAGGAGAGGGCGCTTGAAAGAGCACAACATGAGGAAGAAATGGTTAGTTTGCCCCTGATGCaataagaatttttttctttttttaatgagaTATTTTTGACAGATAGAAATATAGTGTGTAAAGCCATTTGGAATAGATTTTGCTTTTTAGATATTTCTTCTTTCCTATTTGGTTGTTTTTTGGTGGCTTACTAACGCTATTTCTTCTTGCAGGCACTGTTAGCAAGAGAACGTGCTCGGGCTGAATTCCAAGACTgggagaagaaagaagaggaggTATGAAACCAACTTTCCTTTAACATTCTATCCCCgcccctattttttatttttggaaaaaaagctTTTGCTTCCTGACGAACGTGTTTCTTAAATGAGAAACAATAGTTATAAGACTCTTTTTGccattatttctattattatatttcattttcttctatCTTATATTTGATATGTTAGTTATTTCAATATACAGTTTCATTTTGATCAAAGCAAAATCAGATCGGAGATTAGATTGCGTGAAGGGCGTATAAAGCCTATTGATGTCTTGTACAAGCACCTCAACGGCTCTGATgattatgaaataaaaataaatgagccATACGTGGTTTTCAAGGTATTCATCTTCAAATTAACTTGGATCTtacttcaaaatatttatatattaatgtctttctccaactttttatttttgcttgctTCTCTCTGAAATATAGATAGATGTCTTTATGGACCATTCACTGATAGTTAAACTAATGTGGCTAAATTCCAGTTTTCAGTGTATGGTATGTTGATAGCAGATCGTTTGTTTTTACAAGTAAAATAATTGGAAAGCTCATCTGCATACAATTTTATTATGTGGCTTTAAGACATTATTAACTATGAATACTTATtgaatgtattttctttttaaattcttttacgGGTTCATATAGGCAATTGTGGCTTATATATGCAGGGTTTGACAGTCAAAGAAATGGAAGAGCTTCGTGATGACATAAAAATGCATCTCGATTTGGACAGGGACACCCCAACACATATAGAATATTGGGAGGTACTAAACTCATATAATTAGTTGACATTAGGTTTTCTTTCAGTTTTTGAGCATGTCTCATGCTGTTCTTccgcttatatatatatatatatttgtgttttaatttgcATTTCTCTATATATTTCTGTATTATTCTAGCTGCAGTAGCTTGATATTTCTTGTGGACTTCagaataaaatttgtattattattgtttggaCTTGATATGATTACCTGAAAGTTAATAAATGTAAAAAGTTGTAAGATGTTGGCGTGCATAAAACCTTAGATATGGAGTTGGACTTTACTTGATTCCTGTCATTCAACAGGCACTTCTTGTGGTTTGTGATTGGGAACTAGCTGAAGCTAGGAAGAAAGATGCACTGGATCGAGCTAGGGTGCGTGGAGAGGATCCTCCAGCTGAATTGCTTGCAGAAGAAAGGGGTATGCATTCTAGCATTGAATCAGATGTGAGGGATCTGTTGGAAGGAAAGAGTTATGGGGAATTGGAGGCTTTGCAGTCCCAGATTGAGTTGCAGATGCGTTCTGGTACAGCTAAGGTGGTTGAGTATTGGGAGGCTGTTATTAAACGTCTCCATATATACAAGGCCAAGGTATCTAATCAATAGATTATCCcgtatatttctattttatttatgaccCATTGTGTTGGATCTCACTGGTAAATTGCTACAAATACAGGCTTGCTTGAAAGAGATACATACTAAAATGTTGCGTCAGTATTTGCAACAACTTGAACAACCAGTGGATGATGAAGAGAAACCGGAGACTATTACTGATCTAGAACCTGAAAAGGAGGAAAGTGAACATGTTGATGAAGGTATATTCAACTTCATTTGTTAGTTTGATATTGTTTTGCCCATTATAGTTGCTAATAGTTTTTATCATGTAGATGCTCAAACATATTCCCCAGAGCCCATGAAGGAGGAGACCCAAGAGGTTGAAGAAGAAGCGGGATCATTTTCACCAGAACTGTTGCATGGTGATGAAAATGAGGAGGCAATTGATCCTGAAGAGGACAGGGCTATACTGGTATCTTATAATATCAGAATATGTTCTAATTTACCAGCTAGCATGAATTTGAGCAGCAATTTCTCACTTTTGTCTCTTGATAAATTAACAGGAAAGGAAGCGTATGGATGTGTTAGAAGAACAGCAAAGACGGATTCAAGAAGCCATGGCGGCAAAGCCAGCTCCATCAGAAGATAACTTTGAGGCGAAGGCCATGAAAGCCATGGGAACCATGGAGGAAGGGGATGCCGTATTTGGGTCAGGTGCTGAAGTGAACCTGGACTCGCAGGTACCCAATCGTGACCATCCTTTTCCTctcattctttctttatttttgcttcCAATGCTTCAAGAAACTTATATCTTGTTGCCCATATTATGCAGGTGTACTGGTGGCATGACAAGTATAGACcaagaaaaccaaaatatttcaaCCGTGTTCACACTGGATATGAGTGGAACAAATATAACCAGACCCACTATGATCATGATAATCCACCTCCGAAGATTGTGCAAGGATACaagtttaatatcttttatccGGACCTTGTTGACAAGGGAAGGGCTCCAAGCTACACCATAGAGAAGGATGGGAACAGCAGTGAAACATGCATTATAAGGTTCCACGCAGGGCCACCTTACGAGGACATTGTATGTTTTCTTGATCCGATTGATTTTccttaaaatcattattttggGATGAAATAGCTTAACTAATTTTTGTACCACAGGCATTCCGGATTGTGAACAAGGAATGGGAGTATTCTCACAAGAAGGGATTCAAATGCACGTTTGAACGTGGAATTTTGCATgtatatttcaatttcaaaCGTTACCGTTACCGAAGGTGAACTTTCAAAAGTGTGGCAGTTTTTCATCCATTCGAGACTATATGCTGCTTATGGTGGGGCCTTATGCACAgataaatttggtttgtttgaaaatttccaagtataattagtttgttagaGATTTTGTAAATTGTAAAATAGGATACTTTTATCAGTAGCATTACTAACTACGCAAgccttgaaaaagaaaataataataattatttaaaaaaaagaaaaaaaaaaagctgaagcAGCAATTAAACAATGACGGGTTATACTTTTGCcaatttgctctttttttttttttttggttttttttgggtcctttCTCAATTTTTTAACTAAGCCGTCGGTGAAACGTTcgatttttagattttttatttttactgttctctatataatataaataaaaaaaaagcttcaaattgtgttgttttttatttctgtactttttttttctcattaaaatttttaattgtttaaggTGTGTAACAAATTCTATGATTAGCTAACATTtgatataaacaaattaattacaattgttagatataaacaaattaattacaattaaaataaaaaaatagaaacttaaAACCAACTATACCATATGGgacatttaaaaatcattcatccttttttgttttattattattttatttttttgatggcAATAAGAATCGTCATGCTTCAGTAATGatctaaaatttttgttttcctcaACACTAATACAAATGTAAGAAGTCTAGTGGGGTTAAAAGCATTTTATTTACCACTATATTTTTCCATTGGAAAAAGGTTTCTTACCCCATCTTTATATTCTAACTTGATAATTACCCTATCTTTCCACTAAAGACTTTATGTTGATGCTGGTATGTTGATGCTGGTAAGCCATGATTGCTACTCCCTACATTAAGGATGCATATGAACACTGTTAGCAATATAATAAACATCCATAATCTCATTTCTTTGACAAATCCCACTTTGAaaagtttatataatttgtttttgtttgccaACCCGATTGGCTACTTGTATTGCGTTGGCAATTGCTCCATCCCTCGTGCAGGGAATGCTATTCAATTGATCCATTAGGTCCCTTTCCATTATTCTTTAGCCTCATGTATTAGATATGAagatttattattgtaattgtaATGCGTAATGGATGAAATTCACACCATTAAAACAATAAGACACTATTTGGAATTATAACTTCGAGAAAtaaatttggtaattttttaatactattAGATGTTAATAGCTTGTTTTAGGTCTGATATTTCAAAGTCAATGATacgtatatatatgaaaaagctGATGtagattttctatatatttttttttattaaaaactgGGAGCATTCTTGCAAAAGAATAGATAGaaaattactattttctttTAGCATAGATATAGAGTTCGAATCCAACCttcaatgttttaaaataaaaataacaatacacAACAAACAGCTCTTGGATTGATATTTATTATCCAGTTTTTCATCTAAGAAAGATATATTATCAACCGGTCGGCCCCTGTGAAATGAAGCTAGATGGTTTACAAAGAAATGTGGAAGAAAAGTTGAGATGTTTTGGAGCACTCTCAAAATTCTCCTTGTTCTGGAGCCAAAGcttgattaataatgatcaTCAGTCTGTGATTTTGATTGTAAGGAAAAGTATGTGAAAATGAAACGGTTGACATTTAAAAATTGAAGTATTATATTCAATGATGTTCAATTAACTAAAGCTTTAGCTTTTGTTATTCCcactaattataaatatatatatatatatatatatataaataaacatacCATCTTTGATCAATGCTATATGGAAGTTTCTTTTAGTGCTTTCCAAATATTATAATGCTTTGAAGAAATGCTTTCCTTGTTTGACAGCAAGGTAAATGTCAAATGAGTAAATGCTTTCTCCATTTTTGAAAGTTGGTTTTGCTTTTCTCCAcgcacaacaaaaataaaataaaataaaaatgtaaaatccaAGAGCTACATCTCAGAAGATTCTAATACTCCCAAGCTTGGAAGCACTCCATGCCTTTGGGATAACTtcgccttttttatttttttgcaaagtAAGCATCTGATCCTAGTCTTTTCCTATATGTTTTTCCACCGACTCAACATCCATCTTTGGAATCGCTTTTACAGCTTCTGTGGGCTACTCAAAATCTGAGTCCTCTCATTGGCACTATTTCCTTCAACATGAATATTCAAAGATTATTTTGCATCCACTTAAGACATTTTTAAACAGTCACAAccttcatattatatatatatatatatatatgtatattaattataattaatcccATGTTTTGAATACTAATCTCCCAATTGACTAACACACTTCCTGATTGAGAACTTGAATTATGTAATGGAATACTACTCCCCCAACTAACTAACACACTTCCTGATTGAGAACTTGAATTATGTAATGGAGTTGTTGAACAACATCCTTCATGGCAGGCCTGTCTTCTTTCTTCTCCCTCAGACAGGCAAGAGCAAGGTCTAAGAAGAGCTTTACGCTTGCCAGAATATCACTTGAAGCCTCCTCCTTGTCTAGCAGATGCTGATCCACAATCTCCATTAGAGCACCAGTTTTGGCTCTTTGGCTCACAAAAATGGCTAAATTAACATCATCTTCGTCACGTGAGAAGTCAATGGCATTCTGCGATGTAAGAAGCTCAAGCAGCACAACACCATAACTATAAACATCACTTTTATCTGTCAACTGGTAGTTTCGGTAGTATTCAGGGTCCAAGTATCCCAATGTTCCCTGAGCACAGGTTGAGACATGGCTCAGCCCTGGCCTAGCCAACCGGGACAGTCCAAAATCTGCTACTTTTGCATCAAAGTCTCCATCCAGAAGTATATTACTTGACTTGACATCTCTGTGGTAGATGGGGGTATATGCTGAAGAATGTAAATATGCCAGTGCTTCTGCAGTCTGTAAAGCAATTTTGAGCCTGGTTTTCCAATCCAGAAATGTGGAAAACTTACCATTTAAATGGTCATGAAGAGTCCCGTTTGGTATGTATTCATAGATCATCAACGGCTGATCAGAATCCATGCAGCAACCCAAGAGTCTAACTAAGTTCTTGTGATTGACTTGCGAAAGTATCCCGACTTCATTAAGTACTTGTTCTGTGCTCTTGAAGTTCCCTACTTTAGCTGACTTGATGGCCACGATAGTCCCATCTTGAAGTTCTCCTTTGTAGACTTCCCCAAAACCACCACTCCCCAAAATCCTGTGCTTGGAAAAGCCATTGGTTGCTTTCTTCATCTCTTTCAAGTGGAAAATCCTGGCAGATTTCCCTCCACGGCACTTGATCATGTTTTCTCTCGCCTTGGTAAGCTTTGTGCGGTTAGAATACCTTGAAGATCTTCTTACTCCTATTGCTGCCAGGATTGCTGCAACAATGAAGAAAGAGATGACTCCTGAGGAGACCTTTATACTAAGGCTTGCTGCTGTCTTCCCCTTGTTTTTAGAGCAAGTTCCATGAACATGGTCCCAATGGTATCCCTTATTGCATAGGCAGCGAAGAATCCCTTGTACACCAGTAGGTGAACATTTGGAAGCTCCAGAGCAATCTATTTGCGTTTTACAAACTGGTTCTGGTGGAGGAACCCATTGAATTTCCAATCCTTCTTCCCATTCATTTGCTGGCTTCTCTATATCCAAATGAAGGATGCTTCTAAACGCTCTGCAACCTGAACTGTGAAGCCTTATCTTGTATGCAGAAGGCATCCCACCTGCGATGAAGGTGCAACAAGGATCAACACCGCTTGTACACTGAGCTGCTCGCTTGGAATCGACATGTCCTGAGCTCTCCAAATAACGGTGACAAAGACTAGAAGGAGTGCAATTCAGAGGAGAAACCAGGAGACGCGGAGAACAGTTGAGTAGGAAAACTGTGTTGGAGGAAGTGATGTTGAAAGGGAGAGACTGGTTTAACCAGATGCCCTCGCTCACCGGCATGTCTTGAGTAACACATGAGGCAGATAACCAAGGTGATGGTTGAATCACCAGGCGCTGAAATGGAGCCATGATTCTCAGTACTCGATAAGAACTTCCATTGAGGGCATCAAAGTAGAGTTTCTGTGAGTAGAAATCACAACGGAGAGGGTAGTGTGGATCACCACAGTTGGGGCTTGTGCTTAGTGGATATGGGATTTCTATTTGGCCACAAGCTGGACAGGTCTTAAGGGAAGAGCAGAAATGACATAAAcatagaaggaagaagaagaagaagcagcagcTATAAGGGAAGACTGGCATGGTTCTTATTTTGCATAAGCAAAGAGTGGAAGTGAGGGGAAGCTTAATGGTAGTGTGTGCAGGAATAAGGAAATGGTTTAAATAAAAGGATATGCTACAAGAGAATAAAGTgggtgaaatattaaaaaacgaaaac is a window from the Ziziphus jujuba cultivar Dongzao chromosome 11, ASM3175591v1 genome containing:
- the LOC107432009 gene encoding splicing factor Cactin; this encodes MGGHGRSSRNEKSSSRNRRRSRRSDDSYGESDESDSRELSPVRSSGKRDKKSDSKRSRRGQSSSRGRDSDGSYNSDDSDDRGRKRKRSSRIVTDEEISEYLAKKAQRKAMKVAKKLKSQTVSGYSNDSNPFGDSNLNEKFVWRKKIERDVIQGAPLDGFSVKAEKEKQKARMAEIEKVKKRREERALERAQHEEEMALLARERARAEFQDWEKKEEEFHFDQSKIRSEIRLREGRIKPIDVLYKHLNGSDDYEIKINEPYVVFKGLTVKEMEELRDDIKMHLDLDRDTPTHIEYWEALLVVCDWELAEARKKDALDRARVRGEDPPAELLAEERGMHSSIESDVRDLLEGKSYGELEALQSQIELQMRSGTAKVVEYWEAVIKRLHIYKAKACLKEIHTKMLRQYLQQLEQPVDDEEKPETITDLEPEKEESEHVDEDAQTYSPEPMKEETQEVEEEAGSFSPELLHGDENEEAIDPEEDRAILERKRMDVLEEQQRRIQEAMAAKPAPSEDNFEAKAMKAMGTMEEGDAVFGSGAEVNLDSQVYWWHDKYRPRKPKYFNRVHTGYEWNKYNQTHYDHDNPPPKIVQGYKFNIFYPDLVDKGRAPSYTIEKDGNSSETCIIRFHAGPPYEDIAFRIVNKEWEYSHKKGFKCTFERGILHVYFNFKRYRYRR
- the LOC107409439 gene encoding wall-associated receptor kinase-like 20 — encoded protein: MILYIDSHFSFLFSFFNISPTLFSCSISFYLNHFLIPAHTTIKLPLTSTLCLCKIRTMPVFPYSCCFFFFFLLCLCHFCSSLKTCPACGQIEIPYPLSTSPNCGDPHYPLRCDFYSQKLYFDALNGSSYRVLRIMAPFQRLVIQPSPWLSASCVTQDMPVSEGIWLNQSLPFNITSSNTVFLLNCSPRLLVSPLNCTPSSLCHRYLESSGHVDSKRAAQCTSGVDPCCTFIAGGMPSAYKIRLHSSGCRAFRSILHLDIEKPANEWEEGLEIQWVPPPEPVCKTQIDCSGASKCSPTGVQGILRCLCNKGYHWDHVHGTCSKNKGKTAASLSIKVSSGVISFFIVAAILAAIGVRRSSRYSNRTKLTKARENMIKCRGGKSARIFHLKEMKKATNGFSKHRILGSGGFGEVYKGELQDGTIVAIKSAKVGNFKSTEQVLNEVGILSQVNHKNLVRLLGCCMDSDQPLMIYEYIPNGTLHDHLNGKFSTFLDWKTRLKIALQTAEALAYLHSSAYTPIYHRDVKSSNILLDGDFDAKVADFGLSRLARPGLSHVSTCAQGTLGYLDPEYYRNYQLTDKSDVYSYGVVLLELLTSQNAIDFSRDEDDVNLAIFVSQRAKTGALMEIVDQHLLDKEEASSDILASVKLFLDLALACLREKKEDRPAMKDVVQQLHYIIQVLNQEVC